ACGAGGTGCCGGTGCGGCAGGACCTTGGCCTGGAGCGCGTAGAGGGCGAAGTAGACGTCCGAGAACTCGTCGTTGAACAGCGGCCCGAGGACGCCGCGCGGCAGGGTGGAGGCCTGGTCGGAGAGCTTCTTGCGCGTTTGGTAGAATTCCGCCTGCAGCCGCGCCGGCGGCATGCTGTCCTTGAAGTAGACCTTCATCAGCATGATGCCGGGCCGGACCGTGGTCTCGACCCGGTCGTAGTAGACGAGCTCCTGCAGGCGCTTCTCGAGGGGGTCGGCCACCTGACGCTGGATCTCCGAGGTCGTCGCCCCGGGCCAGGCGGCGGAGACCGCCATCGTCTTGACGGTGAAGGCTGGGTCCTCGGCGCGGCCGAGCCTCTGGAAGGCGAAGAATCCGGCGGCGGTCACCGCGATGATCAGGAAGAGCGTGACGGCGCGCTCGCGGACCGCCAGGGCGGAGAGGTTGAAGCCGGTCATCGGGCGACTCCCGTGAGGCGAGAGGGGGCCTGACGCACCGCCTGGCCGGCCTTGAGCAGGTGGGCGCCGAGCGCGACGATCCGGTCGCCCGGGTTGAGGCCCGACACGACCTGGGCGCTCTCCTCCGACAGGCGGGCGACGGAGACGGCTTGCGCGGTGACGGTCCCGGTATCGGCGTCGAACTTCCAGACCGCCGAGCCCCGCCCGCTGTCGAACAGGGCGCCGAGCGGCACGTCGACCGAAGCCCCGCGCCCCGTCTCCAGCGGCGTGAGCCGCAGCGTCACGGTCGCCCCAAGCGGCGCGGCCTCGCCGCCGCCGGACAGGATGTAGCGGGCGCGATAGGTGCGCGTCGCCGGATCGGCCGTGGCGGAGAGTTCCCGGAGCCTGGCCGGGTAGGTCGCCTCGCCTGCGGCATAGAGGGTCGCCGACGCTGCTCCCTTCGCGAGGTGCCGGCTGCCCTCCGGCAGAAAGACCTCCGCCTCGCGGGCGCCGTCCCGGGCGAGCTTCACCACCGTCTGGCCGGCGGCGACCACCTGCCCCGGCTCGGTCGGCACCTCCATCACGACGCCGTCGGCATCGGCCTGGAGTTCGGAATACCCGGCCTGGTTGGAGACCTGGCTCGCCTGGGCCTCCGCGTTCGCCAATTGGGCGACGGCCGCATCCGCCGCGGCCTTGTTCTGATCGTAGGTCTGCTTCGAGGTCCAGCCTTCGCCGACGAGCTTGCGGCTGCGCTCGTCGTCGGCCTTGGCCTTGATCATCTGCGCCCGGGCCGCCTCGACGGAGGCGCGGGCGGCGTTGAGCGCGAGGGTGAAGTCGGTCCGGTCGAGGCGCATCAGCGGCTGCCCGAGGCGGACGTGATCCCCCGGGTCGACGAGGCGCTCGGAGATCTTGCCGCCGACGCGAAAACCCAGGTTGCTCTCCGTCCGGGCGCGGACGACGCCGGTGTAGCGCGCGAAGCCGGCCGTCCCCGGGGCGACCGCGATGATCTGCACCAGCGGCGGCTCCGGGGAAACCGCGGTCTCGGCCGGCGAGCACGCGGCCAGGGCCAGCGGGGTCAGCAGCAGGAAGGCCTTGGCGTCCATCGCACCGCTCCTCGGCGGTCGTTCCCAACCACCTCTTTCATGACGTTCGACATTTATTTTGCGATGGAACGACCGTCAATGCCGCCGTTGCCCGATGGGATGGCCGCCGTGCCGGATCGCACATGGCTGCGAGGCCGAGCATGACGAACAACGGGCGAGCGGGCTGCCTCCGCGGCTGGCAGGGCTGTCCGGGGAAACGAGTGGCGCGGGTTCACCCCTCTGCGGGGGGAGGAATCCAAGCCTCTCCTGTGTCCCGGACAGCCCTGCGCGGCCGGGAGACCTTCTCAGGCAGAGCACCGGTGAGGGCGCACCGGTCACTGCGGGCAGGCGCTCCGACAGGCCTTCGGGACGAAGCGA
This is a stretch of genomic DNA from Methylobacterium sp. 17Sr1-1. It encodes these proteins:
- a CDS encoding efflux RND transporter periplasmic adaptor subunit — protein: MDAKAFLLLTPLALAACSPAETAVSPEPPLVQIIAVAPGTAGFARYTGVVRARTESNLGFRVGGKISERLVDPGDHVRLGQPLMRLDRTDFTLALNAARASVEAARAQMIKAKADDERSRKLVGEGWTSKQTYDQNKAAADAAVAQLANAEAQASQVSNQAGYSELQADADGVVMEVPTEPGQVVAAGQTVVKLARDGAREAEVFLPEGSRHLAKGAASATLYAAGEATYPARLRELSATADPATRTYRARYILSGGGEAAPLGATVTLRLTPLETGRGASVDVPLGALFDSGRGSAVWKFDADTGTVTAQAVSVARLSEESAQVVSGLNPGDRIVALGAHLLKAGQAVRQAPSRLTGVAR